A section of the Bifidobacterium sp. ESL0728 genome encodes:
- the recO gene encoding DNA repair protein RecO — protein MALYRDEGVVLKTVKLGEADRIITLMTKQHGKVRAVAKGVRRTKSRFGGRLEPFMRDDLLIAEGRSLDVVSQAASISSYAARICVDYDAYTAANVIAETTDKLVSTEHEPARSQYMLLISALAALARAQHPSEAISDSYVMRALSQAGWTPRLSSCAVCGKRDDLDYFSVASGGILCSTDHTPDSRRIDLDGREQMEALVEGDWNVLDHAPLKAEIRRFVEEWGEYYLERPIRSLKLLDS, from the coding sequence GTGGCGTTGTATCGTGACGAAGGCGTGGTCTTGAAAACCGTCAAACTCGGCGAGGCCGACCGGATCATCACCCTCATGACCAAGCAACATGGCAAGGTGCGTGCCGTGGCCAAAGGCGTGCGGCGCACCAAATCGCGCTTCGGAGGCAGGCTGGAACCGTTCATGCGCGACGACCTGCTCATCGCCGAGGGCCGCTCACTCGACGTCGTCTCGCAGGCCGCTTCCATTTCTTCCTATGCCGCCCGGATCTGCGTGGATTACGACGCCTACACCGCCGCCAACGTCATCGCCGAAACCACCGACAAGCTCGTCTCCACCGAACACGAGCCAGCAAGGAGCCAATATATGTTGCTGATCTCCGCATTGGCTGCCCTTGCTCGTGCTCAACATCCGTCCGAGGCCATCAGCGACTCCTACGTCATGCGTGCGCTTTCTCAAGCCGGTTGGACCCCGCGGCTTTCCTCGTGCGCGGTGTGCGGTAAACGTGACGACCTCGATTACTTTTCCGTGGCTTCCGGCGGCATCCTCTGCTCCACCGACCATACCCCGGACTCCCGGCGCATCGACCTCGATGGCCGCGAGCAGATGGAGGCGCTTGTCGAGGGTGACTGGAATGTACTCGACCATGCGCCGTTGAAGGCCGAGATACGACGATTTGTTGAAGAATGGGGTGAATATTACCTCGAACGTCCCATTCGTTCGCTGAAGTTGCTAGATTCGTAA
- a CDS encoding isoprenyl transferase: protein MAFEHVDYTSLDVPAAPFSDPSIIPAFPKNKVPRHVGVIMDGNGRWAQQRGLTRTHGHQAAEPVVFDTIAGAIEAGVRYLSLYTFSTENWKRSPQEVRFLMGFSRDIIHRRVAQMDEWGVRVRWSGRRPKLWKSVIDELEVAMERTKHNSTIDVVFCINYGGRSEIADAAAAIAQEVRDGKISGDRVTEKMISEHLYNPDIPDCDLVIRTSGEQRTSNFLPWEAAYAELDFAPELFPDYGREALWRSIDHYVHRDRRFGGVKTTAK, encoded by the coding sequence ATGGCATTTGAACATGTGGACTACACTTCGCTTGACGTCCCGGCGGCGCCGTTCTCCGACCCCTCGATCATCCCGGCGTTCCCGAAAAACAAGGTTCCTCGTCACGTCGGCGTGATTATGGACGGCAACGGGCGCTGGGCCCAGCAGCGCGGCCTGACACGCACCCACGGCCACCAGGCGGCCGAACCGGTCGTCTTCGACACGATCGCCGGTGCCATCGAAGCCGGGGTGCGCTACCTGAGCCTATATACCTTCTCCACGGAAAACTGGAAGCGCAGCCCGCAGGAGGTCCGTTTTCTGATGGGCTTTTCGCGCGATATCATCCATCGCCGCGTCGCCCAGATGGACGAGTGGGGCGTGCGCGTGCGTTGGTCCGGCCGTCGCCCGAAGCTGTGGAAGTCCGTCATCGACGAGCTTGAGGTCGCCATGGAGCGCACCAAGCACAATTCCACAATCGACGTGGTCTTCTGCATCAACTACGGCGGTCGTTCCGAAATCGCCGATGCGGCTGCGGCCATCGCCCAGGAAGTTCGCGACGGCAAGATCAGCGGCGATCGCGTCACCGAAAAAATGATTTCCGAGCACCTCTATAATCCCGACATCCCCGATTGCGATCTGGTCATCCGCACTTCAGGCGAGCAGCGCACCTCGAACTTCCTGCCGTGGGAAGCGGCCTACGCGGAGCTCGATTTCGCGCCGGAGCTGTTCCCGGACTACGGGCGTGAGGCCCTGTGGCGCTCCATCGACCACTACGTCCACCGCGACCGTCGTTTCGGTGGGGTAAAGACCACGGCGAAGTGA
- a CDS encoding DUF4176 domain-containing protein codes for MFRTDEWLPIGSVVHVEDTNRLLMIAGAMQRDEETGRLWDYMGYPYPEGSTDPLKGVLFNRSGVDGVYSIGYLPAEGLNYLQMLKENEPEYLKAKEQGNSGVAHDLVDAGSKSADDGSRDEA; via the coding sequence ATGTTCAGGACTGATGAGTGGCTTCCGATCGGCTCGGTGGTACATGTGGAGGATACGAACCGCCTGCTGATGATCGCTGGTGCGATGCAGCGTGACGAGGAGACGGGAAGGCTGTGGGACTACATGGGTTACCCGTATCCGGAGGGGAGCACGGACCCGTTGAAGGGTGTGCTGTTCAACAGGTCGGGCGTCGATGGCGTCTATTCCATCGGCTATCTGCCTGCCGAAGGGCTTAACTATCTGCAGATGCTCAAGGAGAATGAGCCCGAGTATCTCAAGGCCAAGGAGCAGGGGAATTCCGGAGTTGCCCATGATTTGGTGGATGCGGGGAGCAAATCTGCGGATGACGGTTCGCGGGACGAAGCGTAG
- a CDS encoding LacI family DNA-binding transcriptional regulator produces the protein MMTMKDVAEKAGVSISTVSLVLNNRDAGRVKTQIAAKVREIADELGYKPNPMARSLRTSKTGILGFIADEIYDIPYTAQTLQGAQDAASHYGYIILFVDTDGSASQADQISVLQRYGMDGFLYSKPSSQVTEVPEDLVHSPLVLISTNTVDNRFPIVEPDEFAIGYDATKRLIDSGAKKIAYIGNSAPTIAQATRLEGYRKAFKEAKMPFDKNLVVNVSQDGDALGMVSSLFDEVKPDAFFCYDDARAWYIYECAARRGLTVGKDLSVIGVGNDSNIADTFSPKLTTVAMPYYEMGYWAVCKLVSLIEKRSLGENPFPKNLIDLPPINSAIPACIHCQIIENQSVVGEN, from the coding sequence ATGATGACAATGAAAGACGTCGCGGAAAAGGCCGGAGTATCAATCTCCACTGTCTCCTTGGTTCTTAACAATCGAGATGCCGGACGCGTAAAAACACAGATAGCCGCAAAGGTGCGGGAGATTGCCGACGAGCTTGGCTACAAGCCCAACCCGATGGCACGCAGCCTGCGTACCAGCAAAACCGGGATCTTGGGATTCATCGCCGACGAAATCTACGACATTCCTTACACCGCGCAGACCTTGCAGGGCGCGCAGGATGCGGCCAGTCATTACGGCTACATCATCCTGTTCGTCGACACGGATGGTTCGGCCAGCCAGGCGGACCAGATTTCCGTCTTGCAACGTTACGGCATGGACGGTTTCCTTTATTCCAAGCCTTCCAGCCAGGTCACTGAGGTTCCCGAAGACCTCGTCCATTCGCCGCTGGTGCTGATTTCCACCAACACCGTCGACAACCGCTTCCCCATCGTCGAGCCCGACGAATTCGCCATCGGCTATGACGCCACCAAGAGGCTGATTGATTCCGGCGCCAAGAAAATCGCCTATATCGGCAATTCCGCACCCACCATCGCGCAGGCCACGAGGCTTGAGGGCTATCGCAAGGCGTTCAAGGAAGCGAAAATGCCGTTCGACAAGAATCTGGTCGTCAACGTCTCCCAAGATGGGGATGCACTGGGCATGGTCTCCTCGCTTTTCGACGAAGTGAAGCCCGACGCCTTCTTCTGCTACGACGACGCGCGCGCCTGGTACATCTACGAATGCGCGGCACGCCGTGGTCTGACGGTCGGCAAGGACCTCTCGGTTATCGGCGTGGGCAACGACAGCAACATTGCCGACACCTTCTCCCCCAAGTTGACCACGGTCGCCATGCCATATTACGAAATGGGCTATTGGGCGGTCTGCAAGCTGGTCTCCCTGATCGAGAAACGTTCGTTGGGCGAGAATCCGTTCCCCAAGAATCTCATCGACCTGCCGCCGATCAATTCGGCCATTCCGGCTTGCATTCATTGCCAGATCATCGAGAACCAATCGGTCGTCGGCGAGAATTAA
- a CDS encoding alpha/beta hydrolase: protein MVTIPIFIVLLGILVTVSNLTSVPWKREPTGQSVSTLSPNTAVTFDNPQGVPLAHRDSFKVSSRTVKLDIKRPATGEIQHIDVLIRAPKDPAGANAKHPGVVFMHGAGYGTAENSFGDAAEDLSSAGFVTAVLDKPVWSTNDMTRDYPGSAKAYDQVVQYLRTQRNVDPDKVGLYATSESTWISPYVIKYDKRIAFQLLLSPMVYGPRQSLGFFVGQDFSLVGANNGYQSIVRRLFHADTDMMGLHNLDFPMDLPQAYAVPTMVVYGSKDVLTAQVEGLEHILYSAHRAGNQDVTVRSYSVANHVLRLGDEADTGTPFADDYINDVISWAVGTTSGLKQTSELVAGTTIRQSIAVPLELKASRNLTIYGTIVNVGMVVLLLAALLMALIGCALKAFRLIRGNHNKVFGFMRGFGGELLAVTITTLATFVLFGAGLGQVIMAVVKLGWGGAPTENPGMMYWSWPVIQVVSILVVWAWARILARCIEVAQVRGLAQIPPRKGAIWDVVSGREPVFASKRFGRVFFWLVAAAMFSVLLFFAFWGLFIF, encoded by the coding sequence CTGGTGACCATCCCGATTTTCATTGTGCTTTTGGGCATTCTGGTCACGGTTTCCAACCTCACCAGCGTGCCTTGGAAGAGGGAGCCGACAGGCCAATCCGTCTCCACACTTTCGCCGAACACCGCCGTTACGTTTGACAATCCGCAAGGCGTGCCGTTGGCGCACCGTGACAGTTTCAAGGTTTCCTCGCGTACGGTCAAGCTGGACATCAAACGGCCTGCCACCGGCGAAATACAGCATATCGACGTTTTGATTCGAGCGCCCAAAGACCCCGCAGGTGCGAATGCAAAGCACCCCGGTGTGGTCTTCATGCATGGCGCCGGTTATGGCACCGCGGAAAACAGCTTCGGCGACGCAGCCGAAGACCTTTCGTCCGCAGGCTTTGTGACGGCCGTTTTGGATAAACCGGTCTGGTCGACCAACGACATGACCCGTGACTATCCGGGAAGCGCGAAGGCTTACGATCAAGTCGTCCAATACCTACGCACGCAACGCAACGTCGACCCGGACAAGGTCGGCCTTTACGCGACTTCCGAAAGCACCTGGATTTCGCCCTACGTCATCAAATACGACAAGCGCATCGCCTTCCAGCTCCTCCTGAGCCCGATGGTCTACGGCCCGCGCCAGTCCCTGGGATTCTTCGTCGGGCAGGACTTCTCGCTGGTCGGGGCGAACAACGGCTACCAGTCCATCGTCCGCAGGCTTTTCCATGCCGATACCGACATGATGGGACTTCACAATCTTGATTTTCCGATGGATCTGCCGCAGGCTTACGCCGTGCCGACCATGGTGGTCTATGGTTCCAAGGACGTCCTGACCGCGCAGGTCGAAGGGCTTGAGCATATCCTCTATTCCGCCCACCGTGCAGGCAATCAGGATGTGACGGTGCGCAGCTATTCCGTGGCGAACCACGTTCTGCGGCTCGGCGACGAGGCTGACACCGGCACGCCGTTCGCCGACGATTACATCAATGACGTCATCTCCTGGGCCGTCGGCACCACTTCCGGCCTCAAACAGACCAGCGAGCTGGTCGCCGGAACGACCATTCGTCAATCCATTGCGGTGCCGCTGGAACTCAAGGCGAGTCGAAACCTCACCATCTACGGAACCATCGTCAACGTCGGCATGGTGGTACTGCTTCTTGCGGCGCTGCTGATGGCATTGATCGGCTGCGCGCTCAAGGCGTTCCGTCTGATTCGCGGCAATCACAACAAAGTGTTCGGCTTCATGCGCGGATTCGGCGGTGAGCTTTTGGCTGTTACGATTACGACGCTTGCTACGTTCGTGCTTTTCGGCGCCGGCCTGGGGCAGGTCATCATGGCCGTGGTCAAGCTCGGCTGGGGCGGGGCTCCCACGGAGAACCCCGGTATGATGTATTGGAGCTGGCCGGTCATTCAGGTGGTTTCGATTCTTGTGGTGTGGGCGTGGGCCCGCATTCTTGCCCGTTGCATCGAGGTCGCACAGGTGCGTGGACTGGCGCAGATTCCACCGCGAAAAGGCGCGATTTGGGACGTGGTCAGCGGTCGCGAGCCGGTTTTCGCTTCGAAGCGTTTCGGCCGTGTCTTCTTCTGGCTGGTTGCCGCCGCGATGTTCAGCGTCCTGCTTTTCTTCGCCTTCTGGGGCCTGTTCATTTTCTGA
- a CDS encoding DivIVA domain-containing protein yields the protein MAEESENNQSSTGIEYAGKRKWGYDVDQVDDFLQRAHEMYDRNDGELTQQDIQSAAFTFTKGGYVIAEVDAALARLEHAVVDKETARQIAGNGNVAWQARTQQLYSMISAHAKRSHKDRFIRGEKKRPSYDVKQVDRLIDQIITKSADDLGVRSMSSDEAKDLADLNSSTVANVIFTQRKGSRGYDERQVDYYLDACVQLLSRVESYARISDYNQKNAVAAAAQSAGMSAAPVAVPVVAQSQPDSGVNNASVNPLIGDNTTAPFVDPTIPSQSPAPVYQPEPAQTSQTAASSSTFDFNAAVPDTSSPVIPNLPNGVGAQNNTPNTAAPSQDNAAGSDASSSLAALANMANASGSASNTAETAAFNPAVPTINTPVQNNAGSGATGAGSEDGIPNIAFPDFGTPKSDDQKTGE from the coding sequence ATGGCTGAAGAGTCGGAGAACAACCAAAGCTCGACGGGAATAGAATATGCGGGGAAGCGTAAGTGGGGTTATGACGTTGATCAGGTGGATGATTTCCTTCAGCGGGCCCATGAAATGTATGACAGGAATGATGGCGAGCTGACGCAGCAGGATATTCAGAGCGCTGCATTCACCTTCACCAAAGGCGGCTATGTCATAGCCGAGGTCGACGCCGCGCTGGCACGCCTTGAGCACGCCGTGGTGGACAAGGAGACGGCCCGTCAGATTGCCGGCAACGGCAACGTCGCATGGCAGGCTCGTACCCAACAGCTTTATAGCATGATAAGCGCTCATGCCAAGCGCAGCCACAAGGATCGTTTCATCCGTGGTGAGAAGAAGCGTCCTTCCTATGATGTCAAGCAGGTCGATCGCTTGATCGATCAGATCATCACCAAGTCCGCCGATGATTTGGGCGTGAGGTCAATGAGCAGTGATGAGGCCAAGGATTTGGCCGATCTTAACTCAAGCACCGTGGCCAATGTCATCTTCACCCAGCGCAAGGGCAGCCGTGGCTATGACGAGCGTCAGGTCGACTACTATCTTGATGCGTGCGTCCAGCTTCTGAGCCGTGTCGAGTCTTATGCGCGTATCAGCGACTACAACCAAAAGAATGCCGTTGCCGCAGCCGCACAGTCGGCGGGTATGTCTGCTGCGCCAGTGGCCGTTCCGGTCGTTGCCCAATCGCAGCCTGATTCCGGCGTCAACAACGCGTCTGTCAACCCGCTCATCGGAGACAACACCACGGCCCCGTTCGTTGATCCGACGATTCCATCTCAATCGCCTGCTCCGGTCTATCAGCCAGAGCCTGCGCAGACTTCGCAGACCGCCGCTTCTTCCTCGACGTTTGACTTCAACGCCGCTGTTCCCGATACCTCCTCTCCGGTAATCCCGAATTTGCCTAATGGTGTAGGGGCGCAAAATAATACGCCGAATACCGCTGCGCCTTCGCAGGATAACGCGGCCGGCTCCGATGCCAGTTCCTCGTTGGCCGCTTTGGCAAACATGGCGAATGCCTCCGGGAGCGCTTCAAACACTGCCGAGACGGCGGCTTTCAATCCTGCGGTGCCGACGATCAACACTCCGGTGCAGAATAACGCAGGCAGCGGCGCCACCGGTGCCGGTTCTGAAGACGGAATTCCCAATATCGCATTCCCGGATTTCGGTACTCCTAAAAGCGACGATCAGAAGACCGGTGAGTGA
- a CDS encoding glycine--tRNA ligase, producing the protein MAQSKLDEVVSLAKRRGFVFPAGEIYGGTRSAWDYGPLGVALKDNIKHEWWRSMVVTRGDVVGVDTSIILPSAVWEASGHVKVFNDPLIECLNCHKRQRADKLEESYAEKHGDKMPEDGLKSIVCPDCGTRGQWTEPRDFNMMLRTHLGPVDDENSLHYLRPETAQGIFVDFKNVMTSSRSKPPFGIANMGKSFRNEITPGNFIFRTREFEQMEMEFFVEPGTDEEWHQYWIDTRTRWYTDLGINPENLRHYEHPKEKLAHYSKRTVDIEYKFGFKGSDWGELEGVANRTDFDLSAHQEHSGEDLAFFDQASGKKYIPYVIEPAAGLTRSLMAFLVDAYAVDEAPNTKGGVDRRTVLRLDPRLSPVKAAVFPLSKKAPLQGIAHDLAAELRQHDWMIDYDEAGAIGRRYRRQDEIGTPLCITVDFDTADDHAVTIRERDSMKQERVDLDNVVRYVADRIGEKRVRYPEGPASIVGTTAADGAVDFAKESGIDESAPVKVAEAGGLY; encoded by the coding sequence GTGGCTCAATCCAAACTAGATGAAGTCGTATCGCTGGCCAAGCGTCGTGGTTTCGTGTTTCCTGCGGGGGAGATTTACGGCGGCACACGTTCCGCGTGGGATTACGGCCCGCTCGGCGTCGCGCTCAAAGACAATATCAAGCACGAATGGTGGCGCTCGATGGTGGTCACCCGCGGCGACGTGGTCGGCGTCGACACCTCCATCATTCTTCCTTCCGCAGTCTGGGAGGCCTCCGGGCACGTCAAGGTCTTCAATGACCCGCTGATCGAATGCCTCAACTGCCACAAGCGCCAGCGCGCCGACAAGCTTGAGGAGTCCTACGCCGAAAAGCACGGCGACAAGATGCCGGAAGACGGCCTCAAGTCGATTGTCTGCCCCGACTGCGGCACCCGCGGCCAGTGGACGGAACCGCGCGATTTCAACATGATGCTGCGTACGCACTTGGGACCTGTGGACGACGAGAATTCGCTGCATTATCTGCGCCCGGAGACCGCACAGGGCATCTTCGTGGACTTCAAGAACGTCATGACCTCTTCACGAAGCAAGCCGCCGTTCGGCATCGCCAACATGGGCAAGTCCTTCCGCAACGAGATCACCCCCGGCAACTTCATCTTCCGCACCCGCGAGTTCGAACAGATGGAGATGGAGTTCTTCGTTGAGCCCGGCACCGATGAGGAATGGCACCAGTACTGGATTGACACCCGCACCCGCTGGTACACCGACTTGGGGATCAACCCGGAGAACCTGCGCCATTACGAGCATCCCAAGGAGAAGCTCGCGCATTATTCCAAGCGCACCGTAGACATCGAATACAAGTTCGGTTTCAAGGGCTCCGACTGGGGCGAGCTCGAAGGCGTGGCCAACCGCACCGATTTCGATCTCTCCGCGCATCAGGAGCATTCCGGCGAGGACCTGGCCTTCTTCGACCAGGCCAGTGGCAAGAAGTACATCCCCTACGTCATCGAGCCGGCCGCGGGCCTGACCCGTTCGCTCATGGCCTTCCTGGTGGATGCCTACGCCGTCGATGAGGCGCCGAACACCAAGGGCGGCGTCGACCGCCGTACCGTGCTGCGTCTCGACCCGCGTCTCTCCCCGGTCAAGGCCGCCGTCTTCCCGCTGAGCAAGAAGGCGCCGCTGCAGGGCATCGCCCACGATCTGGCCGCCGAACTGCGTCAGCACGATTGGATGATCGACTATGACGAGGCCGGAGCCATCGGCCGCCGCTACCGTCGCCAGGACGAAATCGGCACGCCGCTTTGCATCACGGTCGACTTCGACACCGCCGACGACCACGCCGTCACCATTCGCGAACGCGACTCGATGAAGCAGGAACGCGTCGACCTCGACAACGTGGTCCGCTATGTCGCCGACCGCATCGGCGAGAAGCGTGTGCGCTATCCCGAAGGACCGGCCTCCATCGTCGGCACCACCGCAGCCGATGGCGCCGTAGACTTCGCCAAGGAGTCCGGAATTGATGAGTCCGCTCCAGTCAAGGTAGCCGAAGCCGGAGGACTTTACTGA
- a CDS encoding FHA domain-containing protein: MKEKKLKDRRTKARTLSIHTTRGEKLDYERAEWLATWPSPVLLKFKYEVKGHSNLFYYDITGLPTLKEYLGMGISRSQYVSLLRSLGRLGDLCSKANLPMEALRFEPENVYVSKDAMRFCCLPMAPVVQQMSVLALLALLADPSKVKFVLADDRELTERTMDFVRRSRVFSAFDFNEFLANNFGGGSGMADGQSSAAQDYSSKGHAQEAVFDPFAANAQHPAAGGRDAQDDGDARRQTPAPQPPSVQAHLNPPEAPAAPAGPPLPSDAQAAVGGGAQTRRHSSDADAVADSDCDLDEDTLPSLKFPTSARAQSPKPAGRSKVENHGANDIHSNQAKARKTALDSGTRALSGALRSSNPPIAGTASPHNAKSVNHNAKSVNHDAKSVNHGAKSGGRKPKGMGNQTAPADPGFSRQSPASLSFVVVRDSDGSRLCSATASVVIGRSKRCGARVAGNTNVSRVHASVTGLGGGRFIVSDLGSANGTTVAGRILHQGDQAEIGLGEHFSVADESLHLE, translated from the coding sequence GTGAAAGAGAAGAAACTGAAGGACCGCCGCACCAAAGCGAGAACGCTGAGCATCCATACCACACGCGGGGAGAAACTGGATTATGAACGTGCCGAATGGCTGGCGACCTGGCCTTCCCCGGTGTTGCTCAAGTTCAAATACGAGGTCAAGGGCCACAGCAATCTTTTTTATTACGACATCACCGGTTTGCCGACGCTCAAGGAATATCTCGGCATGGGCATCTCGCGTTCGCAGTATGTTTCGCTGTTGCGCTCGCTGGGCAGGTTGGGCGATCTGTGCTCGAAGGCGAACCTGCCGATGGAAGCGTTGCGTTTTGAACCGGAAAACGTGTATGTCTCCAAAGACGCAATGAGATTTTGCTGCCTGCCGATGGCCCCCGTTGTTCAGCAGATGTCGGTGCTCGCCCTGCTGGCGCTTCTTGCCGATCCGAGCAAGGTGAAATTCGTGCTGGCGGACGATCGGGAACTCACCGAGCGCACGATGGATTTTGTGCGGCGCTCGCGTGTGTTTTCGGCGTTCGACTTCAACGAATTTCTGGCAAACAACTTCGGCGGCGGTTCGGGTATGGCGGACGGGCAGTCGTCGGCAGCGCAGGATTATTCGTCTAAGGGGCATGCGCAGGAGGCCGTGTTCGATCCCTTTGCTGCCAATGCGCAACATCCTGCCGCCGGCGGAAGGGATGCCCAGGACGATGGCGATGCGCGTCGGCAGACCCCTGCCCCACAGCCTCCAAGCGTGCAGGCTCATCTCAATCCTCCAGAGGCGCCCGCTGCACCTGCCGGTCCTCCCCTCCCGTCTGATGCCCAAGCTGCCGTTGGTGGCGGCGCGCAGACACGCAGACATTCGAGCGATGCAGATGCAGTTGCCGATTCCGATTGCGACTTGGACGAGGACACCTTGCCAAGCCTCAAATTCCCCACTTCGGCACGAGCTCAATCTCCGAAGCCAGCGGGCCGATCCAAAGTCGAAAACCATGGAGCAAACGACATTCACTCCAATCAGGCAAAAGCTAGGAAAACCGCCCTTGATTCCGGCACCCGAGCGTTGTCAGGGGCCTTGAGATCTTCGAATCCACCCATTGCCGGTACCGCTTCGCCGCATAACGCAAAATCCGTCAACCATAACGCAAAATCCGTCAACCATGATGCAAAATCCGTCAACCATGGTGCAAAATCTGGCGGGCGCAAGCCCAAGGGAATGGGCAATCAAACAGCTCCCGCAGATCCCGGCTTTTCCCGGCAATCTCCGGCGTCGCTCTCTTTTGTGGTGGTACGCGACAGCGACGGTTCCAGGCTGTGCTCGGCTACGGCTTCGGTGGTGATCGGCCGTTCCAAACGTTGCGGTGCAAGGGTTGCGGGCAATACCAATGTCAGCAGGGTGCACGCGTCGGTGACCGGTCTCGGCGGCGGGCGGTTCATTGTCTCGGACCTGGGATCGGCAAACGGCACCACCGTGGCCGGCAGGATCCTTCATCAGGGCGATCAGGCGGAAATCGGGCTTGGCGAGCATTTCAGCGTCGCTGACGAATCGCTTCATCTTGAATAG
- a CDS encoding DUF5082 family protein, with product MAQSRRQLENQRSNAQSCIASAKASNAEIDRQLARLKTALGQVDGIYQSCKGLSRSIKGYDVGGTWQGDRREDFEHRKSGAHGDADLYTNAVDNVYDQIHDKINELNNQKIDNNGIIGDAQRTLNDVVNALQKWVHDW from the coding sequence ATGGCGCAGAGTAGGAGACAGCTGGAGAATCAGCGGTCGAACGCGCAGTCGTGCATCGCGTCCGCGAAAGCTTCGAATGCGGAGATCGACAGACAGCTGGCCCGCCTGAAGACGGCCCTCGGCCAGGTCGACGGCATCTACCAGTCATGCAAGGGGCTGTCGCGTTCGATTAAGGGGTATGACGTGGGTGGTACCTGGCAGGGTGATCGGCGTGAGGATTTCGAGCATAGGAAGAGCGGTGCGCATGGTGATGCGGATTTGTATACGAACGCGGTCGACAACGTGTACGATCAGATTCATGACAAGATAAATGAGCTGAACAACCAGAAGATCGACAACAACGGCATCATCGGCGATGCGCAGAGGACGTTGAACGATGTCGTCAACGCGTTGCAGAAGTGGGTCCATGACTGGTGA
- a CDS encoding thiamine-binding protein: MNENIDRNAVKQTVPTDPKTGKPYINTVAAVAIAPSGTGSELSEYVAQSVNVIRESGLPNETNAMFTNIEGNLDDVLKTVSDATMVLASQGFRTEVTLKLDIRPGFSGQIKEKQQLVDEILGQTK; the protein is encoded by the coding sequence ATGAACGAAAACATCGACCGCAACGCAGTCAAGCAAACCGTACCGACCGACCCGAAAACCGGCAAGCCCTATATCAACACCGTCGCCGCCGTAGCCATCGCGCCGAGCGGCACGGGCTCGGAGCTGAGCGAATACGTCGCGCAATCCGTCAATGTCATCCGCGAATCCGGCCTACCCAACGAGACCAACGCGATGTTCACCAATATTGAGGGAAATCTTGACGACGTACTTAAAACCGTAAGTGACGCGACGATGGTGCTGGCAAGTCAAGGATTTCGAACCGAAGTCACACTTAAACTTGACATACGTCCCGGTTTTTCCGGTCAAATCAAAGAAAAGCAACAACTTGTTGACGAGATTCTGGGTCAAACGAAATAA